In one Novosphingopyxis iocasae genomic region, the following are encoded:
- a CDS encoding DHA2 family efflux MFS transporter permease subunit — protein MAGASAAVAPPVEKADATAWIAVAAGALGAMLATLDISIVNSALPTIQGEIGATGTEGTWIATAFLVAEIIIIPLSAWLERLLGLRTLLIVAVSAFTAFSVLCGIATDLTTMIIGRTGQGFMGGALIPTAMTIVAKRLPPSQQPIGMALFGMTVVLGPVMGPLVGGWLTENLSWHYAFFVNVPVCALLLALLFIGLPHEKPDWVYLREADWAGIVGMILGLGGLTVVLEEGHREEWFESTLIVQLTLMTIVGFALLTYGQLYARKPVLKLRLMLSRQFASVVVMALALGMVMYGSTYVIPQFLAIISDYNALQTGFVIFWMGVPAFLLMPVLPFMIRKIHIRIAVGVGMFIMALSCFVSINLTAASGGGVFTESQFLRGIGMILTMMFLNQATVASVAKEDAGDASGIFNAARNLGGSFALAGLASFQDQRLWHHSRRMEETLNANSPRLQEYLDGMTASLGSPQAALEMLSGIIQRDAFVMTYNDVFFAMGAITLATVPLVLFLKPLPKNVSLSMH, from the coding sequence ATGGCCGGTGCCTCTGCTGCGGTTGCTCCGCCGGTCGAGAAGGCCGATGCCACGGCCTGGATCGCCGTAGCCGCCGGTGCACTCGGCGCGATGCTGGCAACGCTCGACATCTCGATCGTCAATTCCGCGCTGCCGACGATACAGGGAGAAATCGGCGCGACCGGAACCGAGGGCACGTGGATTGCGACAGCTTTCCTTGTAGCCGAAATCATCATCATCCCTCTGAGTGCATGGCTGGAAAGACTGCTCGGCCTTCGAACTCTGCTCATCGTCGCCGTTTCCGCCTTTACGGCCTTTTCGGTGTTGTGCGGCATTGCCACCGATTTGACGACCATGATCATCGGCCGCACCGGTCAAGGATTCATGGGAGGCGCGCTGATTCCCACCGCCATGACCATCGTGGCGAAGCGGCTGCCTCCATCGCAGCAACCCATCGGAATGGCGCTGTTCGGGATGACGGTGGTCCTTGGTCCGGTCATGGGGCCGCTCGTCGGGGGCTGGCTTACGGAGAACCTGAGCTGGCACTACGCTTTCTTCGTCAACGTGCCCGTCTGCGCCTTGCTCCTGGCTCTGCTCTTCATCGGGCTGCCCCACGAAAAACCTGACTGGGTCTACCTGCGCGAGGCGGATTGGGCAGGCATCGTGGGTATGATCCTTGGCCTTGGCGGGCTGACCGTCGTTCTGGAAGAAGGTCACCGTGAGGAATGGTTCGAATCCACACTGATCGTGCAGCTCACGTTGATGACGATCGTCGGCTTCGCGCTTCTGACTTACGGACAGCTGTATGCACGCAAGCCAGTGCTCAAATTGCGCCTGATGCTCAGCAGGCAGTTTGCCAGCGTCGTGGTCATGGCGCTGGCACTCGGCATGGTCATGTATGGCTCGACCTACGTGATCCCGCAATTTCTTGCGATAATCTCCGACTACAATGCCTTGCAGACTGGGTTCGTAATCTTCTGGATGGGTGTTCCGGCCTTCCTGCTGATGCCTGTGCTGCCCTTCATGATACGAAAGATTCACATCCGGATTGCGGTCGGCGTGGGCATGTTCATCATGGCGCTAAGCTGCTTCGTCAGCATCAATCTGACAGCGGCATCGGGAGGTGGAGTGTTCACCGAAAGCCAATTCCTGCGAGGCATCGGCATGATCCTCACGATGATGTTCCTCAATCAGGCGACGGTAGCTTCGGTTGCCAAGGAGGATGCCGGCGATGCTTCCGGGATTTTCAACGCTGCGCGAAACCTCGGCGGTTCGTTCGCGCTCGCGGGGCTTGCCTCGTTCCAGGATCAGCGCCTGTGGCATCATAGTCGGCGCATGGAAGAAACCCTCAACGCCAACAGCCCCCGGCTACAGGAATACCTGGACGGCATGACGGCGTCGCTGGGCAGCCCACAGGCCGCGCTGGAGATGCTTTCCGGCATCATTCAGCGCGATGCGTTCGTAATGACCTACAACGATGTGTTTTTCGCCATGGGCGCGATTACCCTGGCCACGGTGCCGCTGGTACTGTTCCTCAAGCCTCTCCCGAAGAACGTATCCCTTTCGATGCACTGA
- a CDS encoding efflux transporter outer membrane subunit gives MALLTGCMSGPDYAGPPQLATAASDAFARAGPEIDPSAPIAGDWWTLLGDPVLNDLEARALAGNPGVAAARARIEQARASVRQERANRLPAVAAQATAIQAKIPGLDIGSGPPAGSPGAPADTEEQDSLSVYNVGLNANWEIDFAGGQARRVEMVNAQAAASVANAEDSKVQLAAEVARAYVSLREAQGRLELVQRERELQQQTLELTYQRYTQGALALFPVGNANAELELLNSQIAEAQADIDVFKDTLAVLTGEAPGALDGLLTAQAEIPLPPERVAVGDPAALIARRPDVRAAERTLAAANARIGVAEAARFPKLSFMGILGLGGSQPDDIFDLGNLSAIALPRLQWNLLDFGRTAASIDQAESARDEAEARYVEVVLGALRDAEQSLARFGQQRANVAALAQISRQADTAAELNEQRRAAGVISQGELNTSIRQREQARANLDRAIAAMTNGWIAIQKSLGLGWANLPAGQTTVVESATVDRDRAGRSNSN, from the coding sequence ATGGCGCTCCTCACGGGTTGCATGTCCGGTCCCGACTATGCCGGTCCCCCGCAACTTGCGACCGCCGCAAGCGACGCGTTCGCACGGGCCGGCCCCGAAATCGATCCGTCAGCGCCGATTGCCGGCGACTGGTGGACGCTGCTCGGCGATCCGGTCCTCAATGATCTGGAAGCACGCGCGCTGGCCGGCAATCCGGGCGTGGCCGCGGCGCGCGCTCGCATCGAACAGGCAAGGGCTTCTGTCCGCCAGGAGCGCGCCAACCGGCTGCCCGCCGTGGCTGCGCAGGCGACTGCGATCCAGGCGAAGATTCCAGGTCTGGATATCGGCAGCGGCCCGCCCGCGGGATCGCCCGGCGCTCCTGCAGACACCGAAGAGCAGGACAGCCTCAGCGTTTACAACGTCGGGCTCAATGCAAACTGGGAGATCGATTTCGCAGGGGGGCAGGCACGGCGTGTCGAAATGGTCAACGCTCAGGCTGCGGCCTCGGTGGCGAACGCCGAGGATTCGAAAGTTCAGCTCGCCGCTGAAGTCGCGCGGGCTTATGTGAGCCTGCGGGAAGCGCAGGGGCGGCTCGAGCTCGTCCAGCGCGAGCGTGAGTTGCAGCAGCAAACTCTCGAATTGACCTATCAGCGCTATACGCAGGGCGCTCTCGCGCTATTCCCGGTCGGCAACGCGAACGCCGAGCTCGAATTGCTCAACTCGCAGATCGCGGAAGCGCAAGCGGACATCGATGTGTTCAAGGACACGCTCGCGGTGCTTACGGGCGAAGCGCCCGGAGCACTCGACGGGCTCCTGACGGCTCAGGCCGAAATTCCGCTTCCCCCCGAACGGGTCGCGGTGGGTGATCCCGCCGCGCTGATAGCGCGGCGGCCGGATGTTCGTGCCGCGGAACGAACGCTCGCGGCGGCGAATGCGCGCATCGGAGTGGCGGAGGCCGCTCGCTTCCCCAAGCTTTCATTCATGGGCATACTCGGTTTGGGCGGATCGCAGCCGGATGACATCTTTGATCTCGGCAATCTGTCAGCGATCGCCTTGCCGAGGCTACAGTGGAACCTGCTTGATTTCGGCCGCACGGCAGCATCGATCGATCAGGCCGAGAGTGCGCGCGACGAGGCCGAAGCACGCTATGTTGAAGTGGTCCTCGGCGCACTGCGCGATGCCGAACAATCGCTTGCCCGGTTCGGGCAGCAACGAGCCAACGTAGCCGCGCTGGCGCAAATCAGTCGACAGGCCGACACGGCTGCGGAGCTTAACGAGCAACGCCGCGCAGCGGGGGTAATCTCGCAGGGCGAGCTCAACACTTCGATCCGCCAGCGCGAACAGGCCAGAGCAAATCTCGATCGGGCGATCGCCGCCATGACAAATGGCTGGATCGCGATCCAGAAGTCCTTGGGACTGGGATGGGCCAATTTGCCTGCAGGCCAGACCACGGTGGTTGAGTCGGCCACAGTCGATCGAGATAGGGCTGGGCGATCGAACTCAAATTGA
- the traL gene encoding type IV conjugative transfer system protein TraL encodes MADRYLVPRRLDDPELIGFWTIDEFAGILIPFAWGILSQHIFIGIGLAAGAWLALRKAKARGAGSALVHAAYWYLPGSFLGLKATPPSHCRLLAG; translated from the coding sequence ATGGCTGACAGGTACCTCGTTCCACGGCGGCTCGACGACCCGGAGCTCATCGGCTTCTGGACCATCGACGAGTTTGCAGGGATTCTCATTCCCTTCGCCTGGGGCATCCTCTCGCAGCATATCTTTATCGGTATCGGCCTGGCCGCCGGGGCCTGGCTTGCCTTGCGGAAGGCAAAGGCACGCGGCGCCGGTTCGGCACTGGTGCATGCTGCGTACTGGTACCTGCCCGGGAGCTTTCTCGGGCTGAAAGCCACGCCGCCCTCCCACTGCCGCCTGTTGGCGGGCTGA
- a CDS encoding type-F conjugative transfer system secretin TraK, whose amino-acid sequence MSLLPSPLAAALAGTGLACFAIGATRRPDPGLKLTGLAVLAFALAPVPAYADQFVEAADNATIDCELARGELTRIALIDDGFANVSKIASGFPYNDFQVTNEPVRGDIYISVPPLFAAARVSFFATSKAGYVYKFACRLGGEEATQLFITNPALAKAAATEWETETGPEDAAIRLIEAMASDAVLPGFTARAELSAPRRTGGIEVQLVAEYQGDELTGQRFLVRNLSQESLALGSEREGPAGALAFAYGRDALAPGEATSAFLVFAKGGLD is encoded by the coding sequence ATGAGCCTTCTCCCATCTCCCCTCGCTGCTGCGCTTGCCGGAACCGGCCTTGCCTGTTTCGCGATCGGCGCGACAAGGCGCCCCGATCCCGGACTCAAGCTGACCGGCCTCGCCGTGCTTGCCTTCGCGCTCGCGCCGGTCCCGGCGTATGCCGACCAGTTCGTCGAAGCGGCCGACAACGCGACCATCGACTGCGAACTCGCCCGCGGCGAACTCACCCGGATCGCGCTCATCGATGATGGCTTTGCCAATGTCTCGAAGATCGCGAGCGGCTTTCCCTACAACGACTTCCAGGTGACAAACGAGCCGGTACGCGGAGACATCTATATCTCCGTGCCCCCGCTATTTGCCGCTGCCCGGGTCAGTTTCTTTGCGACCAGTAAGGCGGGCTATGTCTACAAGTTCGCCTGCCGCCTCGGCGGTGAGGAAGCGACCCAGCTCTTCATTACCAATCCGGCGCTGGCTAAAGCCGCGGCTACCGAATGGGAAACCGAGACCGGACCCGAGGACGCTGCGATCCGCCTGATCGAGGCGATGGCGAGCGATGCAGTCCTGCCCGGGTTCACCGCTCGTGCTGAACTGTCTGCTCCGCGCCGCACCGGCGGGATCGAGGTCCAGCTGGTCGCCGAATACCAGGGCGATGAACTCACCGGACAGCGCTTCCTCGTACGCAACCTCAGCCAGGAAAGCCTTGCGCTTGGCTCCGAGCGCGAGGGGCCAGCAGGCGCGCTCGCCTTCGCCTATGGCCGCGATGCACTCGCTCCCGGTGAAGCGACCAGTGCCTTCCTTGTCTTTGCCAAGGGAGGGCTCGACTGA
- a CDS encoding type IV conjugative transfer system protein TraE, with the protein MRAEFAHEQAQAYLRQRNRFAVLAGVLGLTTLVSLGAAVTRDEQVVLVPITAERITVSSGGIDAPYLELVTRDTALMLLNRAPESLDYWMANILKLADPAAHGRLKAELVRIVEEQRGSDISQAFVIAEMHVDPKALTSTVTGTLKTFVGAQVIASQRRSFRFRWSKRGLSVALAGFEQLPTDKEEPGQ; encoded by the coding sequence ATGCGAGCAGAATTCGCGCACGAACAGGCGCAGGCCTATCTCCGGCAACGCAACCGCTTTGCCGTGCTGGCAGGTGTCCTGGGCCTCACCACGCTGGTCAGCCTCGGCGCCGCGGTCACTCGCGACGAGCAGGTTGTGCTGGTGCCGATCACCGCCGAGCGCATCACCGTCTCGAGCGGCGGGATCGACGCCCCCTATCTCGAGCTCGTCACCCGCGACACGGCGCTGATGCTCCTCAACCGGGCGCCCGAAAGCCTCGACTACTGGATGGCGAACATTCTGAAGCTCGCCGATCCCGCCGCGCACGGCCGCCTCAAGGCCGAGCTCGTCAGAATTGTCGAGGAACAGCGCGGCTCGGACATCAGCCAGGCCTTCGTGATCGCGGAAATGCATGTCGATCCCAAGGCCCTGACCTCGACCGTCACCGGCACGCTCAAGACCTTCGTCGGCGCGCAGGTGATCGCGAGCCAGCGCCGCTCCTTCCGTTTCCGCTGGTCGAAGCGTGGTCTCAGCGTCGCGCTCGCCGGCTTCGAACAACTTCCCACCGACAAGGAGGAACCCGGCCAATGA
- a CDS encoding AlpA family phage regulatory protein has translation MGEEIDKGATETRRVTRLIRLPEVQHRVGLGRSTIYRWMSEGKFPKPVQLGGYAVAWGGKT, from the coding sequence GTGGGTGAGGAGATCGACAAGGGAGCGACCGAAACCCGCCGGGTCACCCGTCTCATTCGTCTGCCCGAAGTACAGCACCGTGTCGGCCTCGGCCGTTCGACGATCTATCGCTGGATGAGCGAGGGTAAGTTTCCAAAGCCGGTGCAGTTGGGTGGCTATGCGGTCGCATGGGGGGGGAAGACATAA